In a single window of the Ignavibacteriales bacterium genome:
- a CDS encoding DUF481 domain-containing protein — protein MKKYLITGLIIICSSLNFLIAQTASEKMPSPQWWLNSSLTDSVDQYLFHVEGQYSYTKMTGALKNEMHSGSVRLIVRKNIFTNHTDYMIDKMNLMIENLGMSYATESQVFTDYLDVDITSLLFGEAGFIWERDNTLYLENRYSLYAGIGLNGLIYEKHYLKILVAAGRVNQEYTIPVEAYNVAKGAHTEFYIRQNYKYVIDQRFSFMEQAYYLTNMTDSKRYRMGVGLNFSIGIIQPVSFVLGYLYKFDKESELLGITAENTTQTIGINISL, from the coding sequence ATGAAAAAGTATCTCATAACAGGTTTAATTATTATTTGCAGCTCACTAAACTTTTTAATTGCGCAGACTGCTTCTGAAAAAATGCCTTCGCCACAATGGTGGTTGAATAGTTCACTGACTGATTCAGTCGATCAGTATTTGTTTCATGTTGAAGGGCAATACAGTTATACGAAAATGACCGGTGCCCTGAAAAATGAAATGCATTCAGGTAGTGTAAGATTGATAGTAAGAAAAAATATCTTCACTAATCATACTGACTACATGATCGATAAAATGAACTTAATGATTGAGAATTTGGGTATGAGCTATGCCACTGAATCACAGGTTTTTACGGATTACCTGGATGTGGACATTACAAGTTTGTTATTTGGCGAAGCAGGGTTCATATGGGAAAGGGATAATACTCTCTACCTAGAAAACCGATATTCCTTGTATGCAGGAATAGGTTTGAATGGTTTGATTTATGAAAAACACTATCTGAAGATTTTGGTAGCGGCGGGTAGAGTAAATCAGGAATATACAATTCCTGTTGAGGCATATAACGTTGCAAAAGGTGCGCATACAGAATTTTATATCAGACAGAATTATAAGTATGTGATTGATCAGAGATTTTCATTTATGGAACAAGCGTATTATCTCACTAATATGACTGATTCAAAAAGGTATAGAATGGGTGTGGGTCTAAACTTTAGCATTGGTATTATTCAACCAGTATCATTTGTATTAGGTTACCTTTATAAATTTGATAAAGAGAGCGAATTGCTTGGTATAACCGCAGAAAATACCACACAAACCATCGGCATCAATATAAGTTTATAA
- the fabD gene encoding ACP S-malonyltransferase, with protein MHFAFLYPGQGSQYPGMGANYLQEFPYIKEFFLEANEVLNFDILDLCINGPEEKLNLTTNAQPAILTLGYCAFQILQKESDIKPFLMAGHSLGEITALCCSGAIKFSDALKIVRKRGELMQLAVSDGNGAMLALNGISISEAEKLCSSDIISGKAVISNINSTHQIVISGDKKSIEFIGNQARLLGAITIPLKVSAPFHSPLMKPAAIGLESELNKYSFSKLKYPVISNVTCKPYMNEYEIIPLLTEQVTTVVNWLKIMEYIKKTRVNITLELPPKKTLTKLFQSQSGTINCYAFDQLEEIKNRLSVEV; from the coding sequence GTGCATTTTGCTTTTTTATATCCCGGGCAAGGTTCGCAATATCCGGGGATGGGTGCAAATTATTTACAAGAATTCCCTTATATAAAAGAGTTTTTTCTTGAAGCAAACGAAGTCCTAAATTTCGATATTTTAGACCTATGCATAAATGGACCGGAAGAAAAACTGAATCTTACCACAAATGCTCAACCAGCTATTTTAACCCTCGGTTATTGTGCATTTCAAATTTTACAAAAAGAATCTGACATAAAACCCTTTTTAATGGCGGGTCATAGCTTAGGGGAAATTACTGCTCTTTGCTGTAGCGGTGCAATAAAATTTTCTGATGCTTTAAAAATTGTAAGGAAAAGGGGGGAACTGATGCAACTGGCAGTTAGTGATGGGAATGGAGCAATGCTTGCATTAAACGGAATTTCTATAAGTGAAGCGGAAAAATTATGCAGCTCTGATATTATTAGTGGTAAAGCTGTTATTTCAAACATAAATTCCACACATCAAATTGTAATTTCTGGCGATAAGAAAAGCATTGAATTTATTGGAAATCAGGCAAGACTGCTTGGAGCCATAACTATACCACTTAAAGTCAGTGCTCCTTTCCATAGCCCATTAATGAAACCTGCGGCAATTGGACTTGAATCTGAATTGAATAAATACAGCTTTTCAAAACTTAAATATCCTGTCATTTCTAATGTAACCTGCAAACCGTATATGAATGAATACGAAATTATTCCTCTGCTTACGGAACAGGTTACAACGGTTGTAAACTGGCTGAAAATTATGGAATATATAAAAAAAACTCGTGTTAATATCACACTCGAACTTCCTCCAAAGAAAACATTAACCAAGCTTTTCCAAAGTCAAAGTGGCACAATCAATTGTTACGCTTTTGATCAACTTGAAGAGATAAAGAATCGTTTAAGTGTTGAGGTTTAA
- a CDS encoding DUF697 domain-containing protein, translating into MEEKETTAKKIVKNYMWWSMGAGLIPVPFVDLAAVSGVQLKMLKDMSDVYEIKFSENKGKSIVSALLGSIVPNSLSVGNMGSLLKMVPIIGPVLGGLSMSLFSGAATYAIGKVFIQHFEAGGTFLDFNPITVKEYFHTLFTEGKTIAKEMSEKKSKKPETV; encoded by the coding sequence ATGGAAGAAAAAGAAACGACTGCTAAAAAAATTGTTAAAAATTATATGTGGTGGTCGATGGGAGCAGGTTTAATTCCGGTTCCATTTGTAGATCTGGCAGCGGTATCAGGTGTTCAACTTAAAATGTTGAAAGATATGTCTGATGTTTATGAAATTAAATTCTCGGAAAACAAAGGCAAGTCAATTGTAAGCGCACTATTAGGATCAATTGTTCCCAATTCTTTATCAGTAGGCAATATGGGCAGCTTGTTAAAGATGGTTCCTATTATCGGACCTGTATTAGGAGGACTATCGATGTCTCTATTTTCTGGTGCCGCAACATATGCAATAGGAAAAGTTTTCATTCAACATTTCGAGGCTGGCGGAACCTTCCTCGATTTCAATCCAATTACTGTAAAAGAGTACTTTCACACCCTCTTTACAGAAGGAAAAACGATTGCGAAAGAGATGAGTGAAAAAAAGAGTAAAAAGCCCGAAACAGTTTAA
- a CDS encoding PHP domain-containing protein: MLSLHNHSNYSLLRGTIPLDKIIGFAKASNSQYVALTDTNNMCGLIQFAKKAEEEKIKPILGALIDDPKDSELKAVFLARNNSGYSQLCRIITTRKLKDDFSLVDLFHQELKDLFIITSSLPLLEKIKNCRNWEENIFAELIVTEKQKRKTRQLYDFAKANGLQVVASHPSYFQAPDDYLLHKVVTAICLNAALENLDESELVDEEFCLKSPEEMIKTWKSLPEALWNIDHIVQNCNVDLEFGKYKFPIFQLPEGETAFSFLWKICFNGLAEKYQPITDKAVKRLQYELEVVDELGFSDYFLIVWDIVCEARKRGMMTIGRGSAANSLVAYCLDFTQVDPIKHNLYFERFLNRGRTSPPDVDLDFSWKERDEIVKYVYEKYGYNKVAMISTMVTFKARSAFREVAKVFGISTREISRFSKFIPWTRAQNLVDIAAKYPEAKSLKFDSEPWKSVIKIASQLADFPRHLSIHPSGIVITPDPITNHVALEYAKNKGLGLIVTQPDMYPIEDYGLIKIDLLSQRSLGVLRDTLNLIEKSSSSQQTNSPKIFKLDSNQ; the protein is encoded by the coding sequence ATGCTTTCACTTCATAATCATTCAAATTATTCTCTGCTAAGGGGAACCATTCCCTTAGATAAAATAATTGGTTTTGCCAAGGCAAGCAACAGCCAATACGTTGCATTGACTGACACCAACAATATGTGCGGCTTAATCCAGTTTGCAAAGAAAGCAGAAGAAGAAAAGATTAAACCAATTCTCGGTGCTTTGATTGATGATCCAAAAGATTCTGAACTTAAGGCTGTATTTCTTGCCAGGAATAATTCCGGCTACTCGCAGCTTTGTAGGATAATTACCACGAGAAAATTGAAAGATGATTTTTCGCTGGTCGATTTGTTCCACCAGGAATTGAAAGATTTATTTATAATTACTTCATCCTTACCTCTTCTGGAAAAAATAAAGAATTGCAGAAATTGGGAAGAAAATATTTTTGCTGAACTAATTGTAACAGAAAAGCAAAAAAGAAAAACACGCCAGCTTTACGATTTTGCCAAAGCAAATGGATTGCAGGTAGTGGCATCTCATCCATCATATTTCCAAGCGCCTGATGATTATTTACTGCACAAAGTTGTTACGGCAATTTGCTTAAATGCCGCACTGGAAAACTTGGATGAATCAGAATTGGTTGATGAGGAATTCTGTTTAAAATCCCCGGAAGAAATGATTAAAACATGGAAGTCTTTACCGGAAGCGTTATGGAACATTGACCACATAGTTCAAAATTGTAATGTTGATTTAGAATTTGGCAAATACAAATTCCCAATCTTTCAGCTTCCGGAAGGTGAAACTGCTTTTTCTTTTTTATGGAAAATTTGTTTTAACGGATTAGCTGAAAAATATCAGCCGATTACAGATAAAGCTGTTAAACGCTTGCAATACGAACTTGAAGTGGTCGACGAACTCGGTTTTAGCGATTACTTTTTAATTGTATGGGATATTGTTTGTGAGGCAAGGAAGCGGGGAATGATGACTATCGGTCGTGGTTCGGCAGCCAACAGCCTGGTTGCATATTGTTTAGATTTCACACAGGTGGATCCTATTAAACATAATTTATATTTTGAAAGATTTTTAAACAGAGGAAGAACATCTCCGCCTGATGTAGACTTAGATTTTTCCTGGAAAGAGCGGGATGAAATTGTAAAATATGTTTATGAAAAATATGGGTACAACAAAGTTGCAATGATTTCCACTATGGTTACTTTTAAAGCACGCTCTGCATTTAGAGAAGTAGCTAAAGTATTTGGAATTTCAACGCGGGAAATTTCAAGGTTCAGCAAATTCATCCCATGGACGCGTGCCCAAAACTTAGTTGATATTGCAGCTAAATATCCTGAAGCAAAATCCTTAAAATTTGATAGTGAACCATGGAAATCTGTTATTAAAATTGCTTCGCAACTTGCTGACTTTCCGCGCCACCTTAGCATTCATCCAAGCGGAATTGTTATAACTCCTGATCCAATAACCAACCATGTTGCATTAGAATATGCAAAGAACAAAGGACTTGGTTTGATTGTTACTCAACCGGATATGTACCCGATTGAAGATTACGGTTTAATTAAAATTGATCTGCTTAGCCAGCGCTCGCTTGGAGTTCTCCGCGATACTCTGAATTTAATTGAAAAATCCTCATCGTCTCAACAAACCAATTCTCCCAAAATATTTAAATTGGATTCAAATCAGTAA
- the nifJ gene encoding pyruvate:ferredoxin (flavodoxin) oxidoreductase, which translates to MERKKVTIDGNEAAAYVAHQINEVIAIYPITPSSPMGEHSDEWSAKGKKNIWGTVPSVTEMQSEGGASGAVHGALQNGALTTTFTASQGLLLMIPNMYKIAGELTPTTFHVTARSLACQALSIFGDHSDVMATRQTGFAMLASNSVQEVMDFALISQAASLESRIPFLHFFDGFRTSHEVMKIEQLDVEDLKAMIDDDLVKKHRERAMSPDNPFLRGTAQNPDVYFQGRETVNKFYDVCPEIVQKAMDKFAKIVGRQYHLFDYYGAPDATRVIVLMGSGAEAVEETVEYLTSKGEEKVGVVKVRLFRPFSVKHLIQALPKTVEKIAVLDRTKEPGSLGEPLYMDIVSAISEEMTSENPPFKKFPKIIGGRYGLSSKEFTTAMVKAVYDELKKDKPKNHFTIGINDDVTFTSLDYDNNFTTETDVFRALFYGLGADGTVGANKNSIKIIGEETENYAQGYFVYDSKKSGSATISHLRFGKKPIKSTYLISKANFIGIHQFTFLEKFDILNNIISGGTFLMNSPFPKEEVWEKLPRIYQEQIINKKINFYVIDAYEVAKKTGMGSRINTIMQTCFFAISGVLPKDEAIEQIKKAIKKTYGAKGDNVVRQNFEAVDQTLENLYKIDIPEKSTSTFELPPTVSANAPDYVKQVLAKIMEGNGDDVKVSEMPVDGTFPTATTRWEKRNIALEIPVWDNEICIQCGKCAMVCPHASIRIKVYDEALLKDAPATFKHMKAKGKEYEDNLAYTIQVAVEDCTGCQLCFEVCPVKNKKEVKLKALNMAPQIPLREPERANWDFFYNLPEYDRRKVNLSMIKFNQLLQPLFEFSGACTGCGETPYVKLASQLFGDRMVVANATGCSSIYGGNLPTTPWAQNREGKGPAWSNSLFEDNAEFGMGMRLAIDRHNHFAKELIVKLKDQIGAELVHALLNADQKDESGIFEQRERVDKLKLILKNLNTPDAQNLLTIADYLVKKSVWIMGGDGWAYDIGYGGLDHVIASGKNVNILVLDTEVYSNTGGQMSKSTGMGAVAKFAAGGKATPKKDLAMMAMNYGNVYVAKVAMGANDAQTIRAFLEAEAYDGPSIIIAYSHCIAHGIDMSKGLDCQKAAVDSGHWLLFRYNPELTKEGKNPLKLDSKAPKIKLEDYIYKETRYKMLTKSDPEAAKHLLGLAQKEVESRWKLYERLAANGTEKPGVKPEEN; encoded by the coding sequence ATGGAAAGAAAAAAAGTAACTATTGATGGAAATGAAGCTGCAGCATATGTAGCGCATCAGATCAATGAAGTTATTGCGATTTACCCGATAACACCTTCGTCACCGATGGGAGAACATTCCGATGAATGGTCTGCAAAAGGAAAAAAGAATATTTGGGGCACTGTACCTTCAGTTACAGAAATGCAAAGTGAGGGCGGCGCTTCGGGTGCTGTTCATGGTGCATTACAAAATGGAGCTTTAACTACAACATTTACCGCTTCTCAAGGCTTGCTCCTGATGATTCCCAATATGTATAAGATCGCAGGTGAGTTAACCCCAACAACATTTCATGTAACCGCTCGTTCGCTTGCTTGCCAGGCACTTTCAATTTTTGGAGATCATAGTGATGTTATGGCAACACGCCAAACAGGTTTTGCTATGTTGGCTTCTAACTCAGTTCAGGAAGTAATGGATTTTGCTTTAATCTCTCAAGCTGCTTCGCTCGAATCCAGAATTCCTTTCCTTCACTTTTTTGATGGATTCAGAACTTCGCACGAAGTTATGAAGATTGAACAACTTGATGTTGAAGATTTGAAAGCAATGATTGATGATGATCTTGTTAAGAAACATCGTGAACGTGCAATGTCCCCGGATAATCCTTTCCTTAGAGGTACTGCTCAGAATCCAGATGTTTATTTCCAGGGGAGAGAGACAGTAAATAAATTTTATGATGTTTGTCCGGAGATCGTTCAGAAAGCAATGGATAAATTTGCTAAGATTGTTGGAAGACAATATCATTTATTCGATTATTATGGCGCTCCGGATGCAACAAGAGTAATTGTTTTGATGGGTTCCGGTGCAGAAGCTGTTGAAGAAACTGTTGAGTATTTAACATCCAAAGGTGAAGAAAAAGTTGGTGTTGTTAAAGTAAGATTATTCAGACCATTTTCTGTAAAACACTTGATCCAAGCACTTCCAAAAACAGTTGAAAAAATTGCAGTACTTGATCGTACAAAAGAACCTGGTTCTTTAGGTGAACCACTTTATATGGACATAGTTAGTGCAATCAGTGAAGAAATGACCAGCGAAAATCCTCCATTCAAAAAATTTCCTAAAATAATCGGTGGAAGATATGGACTCTCTTCAAAAGAATTTACGACTGCAATGGTTAAAGCTGTTTATGATGAATTGAAAAAGGACAAACCTAAAAATCATTTTACTATTGGCATTAATGATGACGTTACTTTTACAAGCTTAGATTATGATAATAACTTTACTACTGAAACAGATGTGTTCCGTGCTTTATTCTATGGATTAGGTGCAGATGGTACAGTCGGCGCCAACAAAAACTCAATTAAAATTATTGGTGAAGAAACTGAAAATTATGCACAAGGTTATTTCGTTTACGATTCTAAGAAATCAGGCTCAGCTACAATTTCTCATTTACGTTTTGGAAAAAAACCAATAAAATCTACATACCTAATTTCCAAAGCAAACTTTATCGGTATCCATCAATTTACATTTTTAGAGAAGTTTGATATTCTGAATAATATAATTTCTGGTGGAACATTTCTTATGAATAGCCCTTTCCCTAAAGAAGAAGTTTGGGAAAAACTACCAAGAATTTACCAGGAACAAATCATAAACAAAAAAATTAATTTCTACGTAATTGATGCTTATGAAGTTGCAAAGAAAACCGGGATGGGTTCCAGAATAAATACCATAATGCAAACCTGTTTCTTTGCAATTTCAGGTGTTCTTCCAAAAGATGAAGCTATTGAACAGATAAAGAAAGCAATCAAAAAAACCTACGGCGCAAAAGGGGATAATGTTGTTCGTCAGAATTTTGAAGCAGTTGATCAAACATTAGAAAATCTTTACAAGATTGATATACCGGAAAAATCCACAAGTACATTTGAACTGCCTCCGACAGTATCTGCAAATGCTCCTGATTACGTTAAGCAAGTTCTTGCAAAGATAATGGAAGGCAATGGAGATGATGTTAAAGTAAGTGAAATGCCGGTTGATGGAACATTCCCAACTGCAACTACACGATGGGAAAAAAGAAACATCGCACTAGAAATACCAGTTTGGGATAATGAAATATGTATCCAATGCGGAAAGTGCGCAATGGTTTGCCCACACGCTTCAATTAGAATTAAAGTTTACGATGAAGCATTGTTAAAAGATGCTCCTGCAACTTTTAAGCATATGAAAGCAAAAGGTAAAGAGTATGAAGATAACCTTGCTTATACAATTCAGGTTGCTGTAGAAGATTGCACCGGCTGCCAGCTTTGTTTTGAAGTTTGCCCTGTGAAGAATAAGAAAGAAGTAAAATTGAAAGCATTGAATATGGCTCCACAAATTCCATTACGCGAACCTGAAAGAGCAAATTGGGATTTCTTTTACAACTTACCTGAATATGATAGAAGAAAAGTTAATCTCTCAATGATTAAATTCAATCAATTACTTCAACCATTGTTTGAGTTTTCCGGCGCATGCACTGGTTGCGGAGAAACTCCATATGTTAAATTGGCTTCTCAATTATTTGGCGATAGAATGGTTGTTGCAAATGCTACTGGTTGCTCTTCAATTTATGGCGGCAATTTGCCAACAACACCCTGGGCACAGAACCGTGAAGGAAAAGGACCAGCTTGGTCAAATTCATTGTTTGAAGATAACGCTGAATTTGGAATGGGAATGCGTTTAGCAATTGATAGACACAATCATTTTGCAAAAGAATTAATAGTAAAACTTAAAGATCAGATTGGTGCTGAACTGGTCCATGCTTTACTTAACGCTGATCAAAAAGATGAATCTGGTATATTTGAACAAAGAGAAAGAGTTGATAAATTAAAATTGATTTTAAAGAATTTAAATACACCCGATGCACAGAACCTTTTAACAATTGCTGATTATCTTGTTAAAAAATCTGTTTGGATTATGGGTGGTGATGGCTGGGCTTACGATATTGGTTACGGAGGATTAGATCATGTTATTGCATCCGGAAAGAATGTTAACATCCTAGTGCTCGATACTGAAGTCTACTCAAATACCGGTGGACAAATGTCCAAGTCAACTGGAATGGGTGCAGTTGCCAAATTTGCCGCAGGTGGAAAAGCTACACCAAAAAAAGATTTGGCAATGATGGCAATGAATTATGGAAATGTTTATGTTGCTAAAGTGGCAATGGGTGCAAATGATGCTCAAACCATCCGCGCATTTCTTGAAGCAGAAGCGTATGATGGTCCATCGATTATAATTGCTTACAGCCATTGTATTGCACACGGTATTGATATGTCCAAAGGCTTGGACTGTCAGAAAGCTGCTGTGGATAGCGGTCACTGGTTATTATTCAGGTATAATCCCGAATTAACCAAAGAAGGTAAAAATCCATTAAAACTGGATTCTAAAGCACCAAAAATTAAATTAGAAGATTATATTTACAAAGAAACGAGATATAAGATGTTGACGAAATCTGATCCTGAAGCAGCAAAACATTTATTAGGATTAGCTCAAAAAGAAGTTGAATCAAGATGGAAATTGTACGAAAGACTTGCAGCTAATGGAACGGAAAAACCTGGAGTAAAACCAGAAGAAAATTAA
- a CDS encoding dihydroorotate dehydrogenase-like protein translates to MDLTTTYMGLKLKNPIVPSASPLSETVDQVKALEDGGASAVVVYSLFEEQITHEANALDFYLTQTGESYAEALSYFPKPTEFKLGPDEYLNHIAKLKQAVDIPIIGSLNGVSVGGWMKFAKNIQEAGADGLELNIYYIPTDANLPGSQVEQIYVNNLKAVKENISIPVAVKLSPYFSSLANLAKKLDDAGADSLVLFNRFYQPDFDLDNLEVVPNLTLSSKWELRLPLRWIAILYGKIKASMAATSGIQDYEDVIKVMMAGGNVAMMCSELLRHGTGRISQILEGLKRWMEEKEYESIEQMKGSMSQKSITEPAAFERANYMKTLQSFKPLV, encoded by the coding sequence ATGGATTTAACAACAACATATATGGGTTTGAAATTAAAGAATCCAATTGTTCCCTCAGCATCACCACTTTCAGAAACTGTAGACCAGGTAAAGGCATTGGAAGATGGAGGTGCATCAGCAGTTGTGGTTTATTCCCTCTTTGAAGAACAAATTACACACGAAGCAAATGCTCTCGATTTTTATCTTACCCAAACTGGTGAAAGCTATGCTGAAGCATTAAGCTATTTCCCAAAACCAACTGAGTTCAAATTAGGTCCGGATGAATATCTGAATCATATTGCAAAATTAAAACAAGCTGTAGACATTCCAATTATTGGAAGTTTGAATGGAGTTAGTGTTGGTGGTTGGATGAAATTCGCAAAAAATATTCAGGAAGCTGGCGCTGACGGTTTGGAATTAAATATTTATTACATTCCAACGGATGCAAATCTTCCGGGTTCGCAGGTTGAACAGATTTATGTTAACAATTTGAAAGCAGTAAAGGAAAATATTTCTATTCCTGTTGCGGTCAAGTTAAGTCCGTATTTCTCTTCTTTAGCCAACCTTGCAAAAAAACTTGATGATGCTGGTGCTGATTCACTAGTATTGTTTAATCGTTTCTATCAGCCAGATTTTGATTTAGACAATTTAGAAGTTGTTCCTAATCTTACTTTAAGCTCTAAATGGGAATTACGTCTTCCTTTGCGCTGGATAGCAATTCTTTACGGAAAGATTAAAGCAAGTATGGCAGCTACAAGCGGCATTCAAGATTATGAAGATGTAATTAAAGTAATGATGGCTGGCGGTAATGTTGCAATGATGTGTTCGGAACTTCTTCGTCATGGTACTGGAAGAATTTCGCAAATCCTTGAAGGATTAAAGAGATGGATGGAAGAGAAAGAATATGAATCGATTGAACAGATGAAAGGAAGTATGAGTCAGAAATCTATTACTGAACCAGCAGCGTTTGAACGTGCAAACTATATGAAAACTCTCCAGAGTTTTAAACCATTAGTTTAG
- a CDS encoding YihY/virulence factor BrkB family protein: protein MKKKIFSIWTFIKEVFNNWDEDNVPRLGAALSFYTIFSITPLLIIMIAVIGFFYNPNEASGEIFIQIKELVGKEGALLIQSTVKNASNTQAGMVATIISLITLFIGATALLDQLQNSLNTICKVRRKKGRGVWGIIKDRAIHLFIIIIFGFFVILFLITGSILSILDNYIDKNLAFILGLINFILSSSIIFLLFAVIYKVLPDIRIAWRDVWIGALVTSLLFILGKSFVTTYIGQTSYGSIYGAAGSLAIFLIWVYYSSQILFLGAEFTVVYAEKYGRGIKPDNDAEQIKMIKHEEWKTFIESKLV from the coding sequence ATGAAAAAGAAAATATTTTCTATCTGGACTTTCATTAAAGAAGTGTTTAATAATTGGGATGAGGATAACGTTCCAAGATTGGGGGCTGCTTTATCTTTCTATACAATTTTCTCTATTACACCCCTATTAATAATCATGATTGCTGTCATTGGTTTTTTCTATAATCCAAATGAAGCTTCCGGGGAAATATTTATCCAGATAAAGGAATTGGTAGGAAAGGAAGGCGCGTTGTTAATACAATCTACCGTTAAGAATGCCAGCAATACACAAGCTGGAATGGTTGCGACAATTATTAGCCTTATAACTTTATTTATTGGAGCCACCGCATTATTAGATCAATTGCAGAATTCATTAAATACAATTTGCAAGGTAAGAAGAAAAAAGGGGAGAGGTGTTTGGGGAATAATTAAAGATAGAGCTATTCATTTATTTATAATTATTATATTCGGATTTTTTGTAATACTATTTTTAATAACTGGTTCCATACTTTCAATTTTAGATAATTACATTGATAAAAATCTGGCATTTATTCTGGGATTAATAAATTTCATTCTGTCTTCATCAATAATATTTCTTTTGTTTGCTGTTATTTACAAAGTACTGCCTGATATCAGAATAGCCTGGCGTGATGTGTGGATTGGAGCGTTAGTTACTTCTCTTCTTTTTATTTTGGGTAAAAGTTTTGTTACAACTTATATCGGCCAAACAAGTTATGGATCAATTTATGGTGCAGCAGGTTCGTTAGCAATATTTCTGATATGGGTATATTATTCTTCCCAAATATTATTTCTTGGAGCAGAATTTACCGTTGTATATGCCGAAAAATATGGCAGAGGAATTAAACCGGATAACGATGCAGAACAAATTAAAATGATTAAGCATGAGGAATGGAAAACTTTTATTGAGAGTAAACTTGTATGA
- a CDS encoding ATP cone domain-containing protein — MSKFKFVIKRSGAIVPFNPDRIANVIYRAAVAVGGRDKEKAEELGKKVIEVMEVQFEEGYKPHIEEIQDIVEKVLIENGHAKVAKEYILYRDEAAQRRQTDSRHFSKPSEYIPWAKVWSSLDWAVFHNLHTIEAMNERIKKGDFPQIVHESETAYEIQLDTAAEMIKERSNELKMVMVSGPSSSGKTTTTLKLEQRLKKLGMSFVPLVVDNYFYDLELHPKDEFGDYDFETPQALDLELINNHLKRLADGEEVVIPFYDFKLGKRYLDRTPMQIHKNEVLLIDSLHGLYPDFSREIPALQKFKLYLEPLLQMKGPEGHYIRWTDLRLIRRMLRDSVHRAYKPEQTLLHWHYVRSAEKRNILPYGNTADYIVNTSMPFEVPLYKPKLLKDFEEWEKKYAKDPLREDAYIRAARVAKMLQAIEPIEDDSPVPGDSVLREFIGGSTLEYI, encoded by the coding sequence ATGAGCAAGTTTAAATTTGTAATTAAAAGAAGTGGGGCAATTGTTCCCTTCAATCCAGATAGAATAGCAAATGTAATTTACAGAGCCGCAGTTGCAGTTGGCGGGCGTGACAAAGAGAAAGCTGAGGAGCTTGGTAAAAAAGTTATTGAAGTGATGGAAGTACAATTTGAAGAAGGTTATAAACCGCATATTGAAGAAATACAAGACATTGTTGAAAAAGTATTAATTGAAAATGGACACGCAAAAGTAGCAAAAGAATATATATTATATCGAGACGAAGCAGCACAAAGAAGACAAACAGATTCACGGCATTTTTCAAAACCTTCTGAATATATACCTTGGGCAAAAGTTTGGAGCTCACTTGATTGGGCAGTCTTTCATAATTTACACACAATTGAAGCAATGAATGAACGAATTAAGAAAGGAGACTTTCCCCAAATAGTTCACGAATCGGAAACTGCTTACGAAATTCAACTTGATACAGCGGCAGAAATGATTAAAGAAAGAAGCAATGAACTTAAAATGGTGATGGTCAGCGGTCCGTCATCCTCTGGAAAAACAACTACTACATTAAAACTTGAGCAGAGATTAAAAAAACTCGGGATGAGTTTCGTTCCACTGGTAGTTGATAATTATTTCTATGATCTGGAACTTCACCCGAAAGATGAATTTGGTGATTATGATTTTGAAACTCCGCAAGCTCTTGATCTTGAATTAATAAATAATCATCTTAAACGCCTGGCAGATGGTGAGGAAGTTGTAATTCCATTTTATGATTTTAAATTAGGAAAAAGATACCTTGATCGTACTCCAATGCAAATTCATAAAAATGAAGTTTTGTTGATTGATAGTTTGCACGGATTATATCCTGATTTTAGCAGGGAAATTCCAGCCTTGCAGAAGTTTAAATTATACTTAGAACCATTATTACAAATGAAAGGACCCGAAGGTCATTACATTCGCTGGACAGATTTAAGATTAATCCGAAGAATGCTAAGAGATTCCGTACATCGTGCATATAAACCAGAACAGACTTTGCTTCATTGGCATTATGTCCGTTCTGCAGAAAAAAGAAATATTCTTCCTTATGGTAATACGGCAGATTATATCGTAAATACCTCAATGCCTTTTGAAGTTCCTTTATACAAACCAAAACTTCTAAAAGATTTTGAAGAATGGGAAAAGAAATATGCAAAAGATCCATTAAGAGAAGATGCATATATCAGGGCTGCTCGGGTAGCAAAGATGCTGCAGGCAATTGAACCGATTGAAGATGATTCTCCTGTACCAGGCGATTCTGTACTACGTGAGTTCATTGGCGGGAGCACTTTAGAATATATTTAA